From Solwaraspora sp. WMMD1047, the proteins below share one genomic window:
- a CDS encoding molybdenum cofactor biosynthesis protein MoaE: MSTDTPAAAPANGRLTLVAVGTEPLDLAAHEAAVADAAAGAVVSFQGVVRDHDHGRSVSSLEYEAHPSAEAVLREVAAEIAADPAVRAVAVSHRVGPLRIGDVALAAAVSTAHRAEAFAACARLVDEAKARLPIWKRQVFTDGTEEWVNCP; this comes from the coding sequence ATGAGCACGGACACGCCAGCGGCCGCCCCGGCGAACGGTCGCCTGACGTTGGTGGCGGTCGGCACCGAGCCGCTCGACCTGGCCGCGCACGAAGCGGCGGTGGCGGACGCGGCGGCCGGCGCAGTGGTCTCGTTCCAGGGCGTGGTCCGCGATCACGACCACGGCCGCTCGGTCAGCAGCCTGGAGTACGAGGCGCACCCCAGCGCCGAGGCGGTGCTGCGGGAGGTCGCGGCCGAGATCGCCGCCGACCCCGCCGTCCGGGCGGTTGCGGTGTCGCACCGGGTCGGGCCGCTGCGGATCGGCGACGTGGCGCTGGCCGCCGCCGTCAGCACCGCGCACCGGGCCGAGGCGTTCGCCGCCTGCGCCCGGCTGGTCGACGAGGCCAAGGCCCGGTTGCCGATCTGGAAGCGCCAGGTCTTCACCGACGGCACCGAGGAGTGGGTGAACTGCCCCTGA
- a CDS encoding glycosyltransferase 87 family protein, whose protein sequence is MPATVGRRLDRLAPVRRAAREIDQRARGIDSRTLVRIGILAAVWYAAWLAIVAFGRPYNFFDMKIYHGAVAWWASGNDLYAFIAPRTTLGFTYPPFAGLVMAPMAYLPMAVAGWLNVLASLAALALVLVVLLRPIVDRLGWPLWFAVGIAVPVAAAIEPVRETLGYGQVNVLLFGLVMADLMALRWRARRDPLHSADDGPLRRFWYSGAWAGAGIGLATSVKLTPALFICYLLITRQWRAAMTAVGTAVGVTLATFAIAGRESMTYFTGVLWATERVGAADMTPNQSLAGLLARLYDSIETPGLLWLAFAMLLLAVGLSRASHAHADGDELTAFTLVGLTTSVISPISWTHHLVWVIPAIVVLADAALRRRSASRGMLLAGGHPPVSPGLSGMTTLRSPIWFPRLTGFRHAAAALGLYLLFLVSPIWPYEHQLPEVSHYHHGLFGALMENSLAIALIVLVAALPWRPGAEPAFYAERGRFGRRVTSDQGF, encoded by the coding sequence ATGCCGGCGACCGTCGGACGACGGCTGGACCGCCTTGCCCCAGTCCGCCGCGCCGCTCGTGAGATCGACCAGCGGGCTCGTGGGATCGACAGTCGAACACTGGTACGGATCGGCATCCTGGCCGCCGTCTGGTACGCCGCGTGGCTCGCCATCGTCGCGTTCGGACGCCCGTACAACTTCTTCGACATGAAGATCTACCACGGTGCGGTGGCCTGGTGGGCAAGCGGTAACGACCTGTACGCGTTCATCGCGCCCCGGACCACATTGGGCTTCACCTACCCGCCCTTCGCGGGCCTGGTGATGGCGCCGATGGCGTACCTGCCGATGGCCGTCGCCGGCTGGCTCAACGTCCTGGCCAGCCTCGCCGCGCTCGCCCTCGTCCTGGTCGTGCTGCTCCGGCCGATCGTGGACCGCCTCGGCTGGCCACTCTGGTTCGCCGTCGGAATCGCCGTCCCGGTCGCCGCCGCGATCGAACCGGTCCGGGAAACCCTCGGCTACGGCCAGGTCAACGTGCTCCTCTTCGGCCTGGTCATGGCCGACCTGATGGCGCTGCGGTGGCGCGCCCGCCGCGACCCGCTCCACTCCGCCGACGACGGACCGCTGCGCCGGTTCTGGTACAGCGGCGCCTGGGCCGGAGCCGGCATCGGCCTGGCCACCTCGGTCAAGCTCACCCCGGCGCTGTTCATCTGCTACCTGCTGATCACCCGGCAGTGGCGGGCCGCGATGACCGCGGTCGGCACCGCCGTCGGCGTCACCCTCGCCACCTTCGCGATCGCCGGCCGCGAGTCGATGACCTACTTCACCGGCGTGCTCTGGGCCACCGAACGGGTCGGCGCCGCCGACATGACCCCGAACCAGTCGCTGGCCGGCCTGCTCGCCCGCCTCTACGACTCGATCGAGACCCCCGGACTGCTCTGGCTCGCGTTCGCGATGCTGCTGCTCGCGGTCGGTCTCTCCCGCGCCTCCCACGCGCACGCCGACGGCGACGAGCTGACCGCCTTCACCCTGGTCGGCCTGACCACCAGCGTGATCAGCCCGATCTCCTGGACCCACCACCTGGTCTGGGTGATCCCGGCCATCGTGGTGCTCGCCGACGCCGCGCTGCGGCGCCGCAGCGCCAGCCGCGGCATGCTGCTGGCCGGCGGCCACCCGCCGGTCAGCCCCGGGTTGAGCGGGATGACCACCCTCCGCTCGCCGATCTGGTTCCCGAGGCTCACCGGGTTCCGGCACGCGGCCGCCGCGCTCGGGCTCTACCTGCTCTTCCTCGTCTCGCCGATCTGGCCGTACGAGCACCAGCTTCCCGAGGTGTCGCACTATCACCACGGGCTGTTCGGCGCGCTCATGGAGAACTCGCTGGCCATCGCGTTGATCGTGCTGGTCGCGGCGCTACCGTGGCGGCCCGGCGCCGAGCCCGCGTTCTACGCCGAACGCGGCCGGTTCGGCCGCCGCGTCACCTCCGACCAGGGCTTCTGA
- a CDS encoding DoxX family protein codes for MRPVRSAARALLSGIFVVSGARSLANPEPFVDRARRVTDRVGPVLANAHPKLPTEPEPLVRLNGALQVAGGLLLATGHLTRPAAAVLAGTLVPTTLAGHPFWTIDDPAERRIHQVHFLKNLGLLGGLLLAAVDTEGRPGLRYRTSHAVGRTERALGRSGRSVRRSVRTARREARIAVRSAAAARRLPG; via the coding sequence ATGAGACCGGTACGCTCCGCCGCCCGCGCCCTGCTCAGTGGAATCTTCGTGGTCAGCGGCGCGCGGTCACTGGCCAATCCCGAGCCGTTCGTGGACCGGGCCCGGCGGGTCACCGACCGGGTCGGGCCGGTGCTGGCCAACGCCCACCCGAAGCTGCCCACCGAGCCGGAGCCGCTGGTCCGGTTGAACGGGGCGCTCCAGGTCGCCGGCGGACTGCTGCTGGCCACCGGGCACCTGACCCGGCCGGCGGCCGCCGTGCTGGCCGGTACGCTGGTGCCGACGACGCTGGCCGGTCATCCCTTCTGGACCATCGACGACCCGGCCGAACGCCGGATCCACCAGGTGCACTTCCTGAAGAACCTCGGCCTGCTCGGCGGGTTGCTGCTGGCGGCCGTGGACACCGAGGGGCGGCCCGGCCTGCGGTACCGGACCAGTCACGCGGTCGGCCGCACCGAGCGGGCCCTGGGTCGCAGCGGCCGATCGGTGCGCCGGTCGGTCCGTACTGCCCGTCGGGAGGCCCGGATCGCGGTCCGCTCGGCCGCGGCGGCGCGTCGACTTCCGGGATGA